The DNA segment GAAGGCACGCAGATTATCTGCAGAAAAATGCAGTTCATGACGtgcaaaactgaagaaaaaaggaGGGTGTTAATTTTAACTTGCGTGGTCGCACGTCATGTAGATCTCACAAGTCTCTCTTCCATCCTTTCTTCACACATACGTCGAACAATTGGAACTACCTTCCTAATAATATCGCTTTCATATCTGATTCTATTCGCTTTTCAACAAAGTACCGCTTTcactttctttttgtttgctgtGGCTGATTCTGAATGGattaaaacattttctttttgttgttgtttaatTTCTGTGGCTGTGTGTCCGTTTTAGCAAGACGCCACGCGTAAAgttctcttttttaaaaaaaacacctttttATTGTTAGCACCTTGTTTCCGCTCAATATTTGCTGCAACCCTACTCCCGTCTGCACTGCTTCGGCGCTTGAGGGTATGCAAAATGCATATGTAGGGGTGTTCAGAGAACGACGGTAATCAAGGTTCCATGAccctttttattgtttgttttcaataaaatttttattCGGATGGGAAAATTTGTCAGCACAgtggaatgaaccttagttttgcgaTAAACACTAGTTTTCTTGAAACAAAAAATCCTATTCAGTACAGGTGGAAAACGTTGCATTTGCGATTTCCCAGAACCGCCAGTTTGCATCCCCGCTGaacgaaaaacaaaattttttggaACCTGAATCCATTTTCGTTAATTATCGCACACATTGTTCAGAGTTAGGCGTTCCAAGAAGGACGCTTTTCAGGGCGATAATGGGATATATGTTGTAAAAGTTTGAGACTGAAATTTTTCTTGATATTTATTGGTACTGGTACTGCTACCTTCAGGGAAAATTCGTACTTTTAGACGCGTAGGGATTTATTTTTAGTTGCATGTTGAAATTTTCTGTACTTAAGAAATGCAAAAAATGGCCAGTTTTGATTCGGATTGCAAAAATCCATCATCGCCGGCAAATTTGAAAGAGGCAAACCACTGACagaatggcatttttctgggccagttggtatgaatccatgatttgggccagcatgaactttgggacacaaatgAAGAGAGACACGTGCTAGCATTTATGGCttttcagtgttgcttgttttatcccttttgtcccCTAAAAAGGGAATCAATTATTCGCAATTGTAGTTCTATATGTAGTTCTTGTTTTATTTGTAGTTCTATATGTAGTTCTtgttttttgctagcatttatggcctttcagtgttgcttgttttagCCCCTTTGTCCCCTAAAAAGGGAATCATATGTATGTTCCTGATGCCTGTCTGCTGACTGCATACGAAGCAGAGGCCTTTGCCAGGCTTCTCGCCTTTTGCCTTTTGCTCCGGTTACTGTAAATcaaaatgaaacaaataaactgaaactgaaattgAGTTGACATAATGCCTGCACATATACGTATACACAtccagaataacggcctgaggggcgagttggtgcatgatgaaatgaacggcggcgcaaacaagggcaccgacaagaaagagacaccacatgcgcacactaccaactgtttattgcgcggaaaggtggcatatttaaacattcagctcaagcatgtgacgtcgcattatcgctccgaacccagcacgtggaaaaaagcagcaacattaggaaaacgaacaagaaaatttaaccCCTGCAGAAAAAGGTAACTGATTCtgataaaatgaaataaaaaactaTAAGGAGAGGGctatctcttagcaaaagcagtgtcacacAATTGTAGCAATAGCAGagtcatacatgagaagcaaaagcagtcagacagTAAAAAACCCATAacaaataacaatcgtagcaaaagcagagtcaaacaaatgaagcaaaggcagtcagaaaccgaaaaacaacactaaaaagataaaaccaataacaaaaattttcgagaaacaaaaacaaaagaaaacgaacAGACGGCCGCTTGAAAAGGAGGGCTGAAAAGTCGcactgaacaagatgtcacaaaaaaactatcaagaaatgaaacttcatttctacggagggaTACCGAAGAGTCGCTGACACAAGTGCTTCACTTCTTTTTAATCGTaaaagcctcaagaatttcacgtgccaccTGATCGCTACTCCTGCCCAGAATACTTATTCCGTTAAGCACTGGCTCACACTTGCATTTTTTACAATGAGGAGACAAATTCGACCCACCTCCGTTTTCTAGCGATTTCTCATCTtcccgtgccctgtcgttaatgcagcgacccgtctTGCCCATATAGacccttccacacgtcagtgggatttcatacACCACTCCGACGGCACAGGATACGAAATTCTTGCCATGCCTCTTTTCGCACAGAGCTTTATCTTTCTGGCTGATCCGCGAGCATAACCAGCTCAGCTTTTTGggcgcggagaaaacgacaggTACGTCGAACCGGCCAGCAACTTTCTTCAAGctgtgcgccactcggtgtaTATAGGGGACCACTTGTGGTCGCCTCGATCTCGGCTTAGCATgggattttttcttcttgcctttaaTATTCTTGAAGCagggtctctgctacgctgcaaacgaCAGAGCACGGGAAGCCAGCCATTTGAAGCCTTTCGATCTGATTGTTGAAGCTAGCCCCAGCCGTGTGAGCCCAAGACTTAAGCAATGCAGACTCGAGGCAAAgtgaagcgatagcccttttagCTGCCTGGGAGTGCGCTGATCCGTACGGAAGCATTACCTTTTTTGCTCGTGGGGAATGCATCCAACACACTCGCCCTTCTAAAAACTTGATATTAATGTCTAAAAATTGCAAGCTGTTGTCTGGTAGTTCATGAATAAAAGCCAGCACTTTTCCTTGTTGTTTAAAAACGGATGAGATTCTTTCCAATGTGCTAGGGAGCGTCAATGCAGAGTTAGTATTTTTTAGTATCACCAAGAagtcgtccacgtatctaaagaTTCGCAGGACTGGGCCACTGTCAAGGTAAGAAGCTAAAGCACGGTCAATAGTTGATAAAAATATAATACACAACGCAGGGACAACACAGTAGCCGATGCAAATGCCTCTTCTCTGCAAGTACATTCTGTTTCAAAGGAAACAAACGTAGGCCTAAGGTAAAATTCTAGTAGTGATAAAAAATTGTCCACACTTAGTCCAGCTGAGTTCTGAAATGCAATGACCCCATTAGATTCGATACACTCCCGTACGAATTTGAACAGGTCACTATGCGGAACTGAatagaataaatcttcaacatccacagaAAACAAATATCCAATAGAATACTGTTCTTTTAAAAAAGCGACgtcacatgcttgagctgaatgtttaaatatgccacctttccgcgcaataaacagttggtagtgtgcgcatgtggtgtctctttcttgttggtgtccttgtttgcgccgccgtccACTTCGTATACACATCCAGCTCCTCGAACACGTTGGCATGCACCGGCGTGGGCAATACAGGTTATCAAACTTAAGCGGCTGAGCTGACGGACGTTTCCATTGGGCAAACATCGAACCACGTGCGTGCAGAGCCATACATACCCATGAATTGTTATTCTATTCTTCCAAAATCTATGAATGCAAGCGATAAAAGAATGAGTTAGGCTTCGACGGAGACGCCGTTTCATGCAACAACGTTAAGCTTACTAGAAAATACCTCGCGCAGACTTGACTCGCAATCGATGGCAACGCAGCGTTCGCGAATTGTGCGCGCCTGTCCGAGGCGTTTTGagtgcatagagtttcttactattaactagagggaaagctggcgccccgtctatgggagtttgcatggagcttcctcgagaccacctgtaccaccatgggcgctctaaacatcatggggcggagagctaccgactgcagaactacaacttttggccaaaaataatgaaaaaacaaacgttgttcaataatcaagaatgtcctgacgttcaatatcttgtctataaattgcaacaaacgagcagaaaagcacgtaaatgcaaagtttgcccaaaatcagcgatggcttgctctcctattggccaagcattgcagactacaaaagccaatatttcgtgcttaacaggcgcacttttaaaaagaaatatgttttcgaAAAAGATGTCCTTTCAACatcttaaaaggtttttccacagcatttcggaaaacaaaaaccttttattggcgtcgtgctCTGTTGCGTTTTCGATACTATAGTTTTTGCACACACTACttctacgccgaagtcgtctgctcACGGAGGGCGCCGTCGATTCGGAATGGGACATCTCCGTAACGCCAccctgtgttcctgaaaaaaacctactgtcctgcaccaagtagctcatcgccccatgatgctttgcgcgcccatggaggcacaggtgcagtgccgccagctttccctctacttaatagtaagaaactctatgtttgagTGCAAGGCGCGGCCTCCATTTCACTCCGGCTTGTCGAATGCGGCGCGCCAGCAATGGCGGATGCTTCGGTCTCGTTCACCTGTCGCTAAACGTTGAGCCGGGGTCTCTCCTTCTTTTGTATCTTTGATTCTTTGTTCATGCAGTAATACGGGCGACAGCGATACGGCGGATATGTATGTGCGCTGGCGTCACATCCAGCAGCATAAGTATAAGGTAAGCCCGAGGGCGTGTCAAAACCTATTAATTCCTCACCTGGCCTCTCAACAAAGCCGGAAGAAAGGAACTCACGTCAGTGACGCAGTGCCCATTGTACAGTGATGCCTGTCTAATGCTTCGTAGTAACTTTAGACCGTTTTATCCCACAGGCTCGTTTGTCACTATATCAATGACAGGGCAGCGAAAacaccctttctttttttcaagaagtCTGCACAGGCGGTTGTGGAAGCGTTCTCCGCACTCTGTACTTACTCTCGGCCAAActgctatggggaacctgcgctgccaaggtggcactgcagttgttccattcggtgactcaaaactgcttttgtcagccgcttgggccgctgcaaacgcgagaacacattctgcgcgattagatgcccgcgtttggctgacagcattcaatgcctagcttctctcggcgtagcccagatagctgacgcacggcacgcgcgccttcgacagagcgcggaggctcacgccaataagcgcctgaaggtggcgcggaaaagtactaagagtactacccaaaactgcttgctcttctcgctaggcagtgtgttatggcgctgcaatcggcaccgcgaacttcagcgcaagttccccatacttAGCGCTGTTGTCACCGAGTCCACACTATACCGCTTCTCATCAAGAGGCAGCAACGCTCTACGCTGAGTTTAAAGAtacgcgcgcgcacacaaacGCACCACATACGCGTACGGAGTCAACGCTCTCAATCCAACTAAAGTGACAACGACAGGTACGTGGTTGGCAGTCGCAGTTTAGATGACCGGGTTCTCGACTGTCAAGCCTCATTCGAAGTCACTTCGACAGTACCCTCATTTTTGCCTCACTTATCAGCCGTATTCAGCACTTTCTACAAGGTGTTTGAGGCCCAgacgaaaacgaagaaaaaaaaacgaaccgaACACTTTTCCAGCTCCGGGACCAGTCCGTTTGAACATGGCTCCGCATATTATTCAAAGAAAGTTATCCCAGTATCACGCGAGCTTCAAACAAACGGTCGTACAGCGACGAAGTGAAGTGCCGAAACGGGCGAACATATGTGAGTGCACACGAAGTGCATTCCGTTTCGCCTCTCCGCTTAGTTGCGTGGCGCTCTACGAGCGTTTGCTGAACGCTCGCGTGAcaccgtgaaaaaaaaatgaccggcTGTGCATTCCGTCCAAGTTTCTTACCAATAGAAGGATGCGCGGAGCGATAACCTCTTGCAGAAATTGGCGCCTGGCGTGTGGACGAGCACTTCGGTGCGTTGGCGGGCCACATACAACGGAGGCAGTTTGCAAGTCCGGGTCCCAAGCAAGGTTCCACAAATCAGTCTTCACAATTTTTTTGTAGTACTAGAAGAAGTGTTCCTTTTTGCgggaagccgccacggtggctcagtgggctcggctgctggcccgaaagacataggttcgatcccggccgcggtggtcaaattttcaTGGacgcgaaattccagaggcccgtgtactgtgcgatgtcagtgcacgttaaagaaccccaggtgttgaaatttccggagcccttcactagggcgtctctcatagcctgagtcgctttgcgacgttaaacctccataaaccaaaccaaacctatttgcGGAGCACTGAGGAAAGCAAACAGGTAACCGGTATCATTATCCTTAAGTTGCGGTATATCGCTTACGAAAAACGAAGTTTTTCATGTTATATGTACACCCTTGAGCAAAAGAGGAGAGACCACGCGAACTGACAGAACTGCGTACCAGCGCCTTCTGACCATGCAGTGCCTGCTTCAAGATACGCATAGGGCGCCAGACCAAACATGTTAGCCAGTCTGCCCCCACACTTCTGCCAGGGACGCCTTCGTATACGCAGAAAAATCGCAATCATCGCAATTGGCGTGGTCTCTCCGCTTCTGCTCACGAATGTACCTGTAGCAGAGTTGAAACACATCGAAAGAAGGTGCACTTGATAACGGACTAGGTTACTTCAGCGCAGTGGCGCTCTACGCGTTAACGCAGGGCTAAGGCGTCAGGCGCAATTAGGAGCGTTTGAGTTCATTACGTAGCGGCGCAGCAAAATATGATCTCCTGATcatattttgcagtttttttaactGTTTACAGTGTTGTAGCGGTTTCCAGCGGTTAAACTGCTCGCTGATTGCGCTGGACAGATTAAGTATTTGAACACAGTGAGCACATGATATATCGTCCGCTCTTGTGCTGCCTTTACGTCGTTTCGAAAAGTGCTGGCATTTCCCCAACTTCACGACCAGCCATGTTTTAGCGGCCTAATCGTTGGGATACGCACATAATTAAATGCATGGGTCGTATCGGTATAGTGGTAGAACctgtgaagcagaaaaaaaatggaggcttaaggttcgcctttaagagcagaacGCAATAGCGTCATCGGGTCCCGTTCGCATAGCCTACCCACCCGGCACgtatccgggggggggggggggggggggtggaccgAACTCAACCCCTCCCCCCACCTGTCCTCCTAGCAGTTTCTTCTTAACCATGCACCCCCTTACGGGGAGGGAATACAATAAATTCCCTTAGGCCTCTCCCgaaaaatatttctggctacgtgcctgtcaAGATGTAGTTAGCGCCAAAAACGAGGACCAAGGTGGGAGAAGACACAACACACCTTATTCATAATCagcatactcataattactcGCATAACGATCAGTACATGCCTCTAAGACACTTTACTTGAACCAACAAGGCCTTTTGTTTTGTGAAATtaaggcaataaataaaaaagcctTCCTATGGTTTGCGTGCCCGTCTAGCTATCCGAAGGTCCTGGGTTTGATTCCCGTCCTGCCCGAATTTTGTTTTCAGCTCAATTTTATTAATTATTTGCTGTCCGCTCACAACAAGCGCTCACCACCACCAGCGCCCTGCAGATATTACATGAAGGGCATTCTCAGCTTTCGCACAACTGAAATGGAAGAACACGGCATCTCGCTCGCGTAAATGCCGCTTGCTGCACTGGCAAGCAGCGCAGAAAGTACATCATTTGCACTGCTGACGTGTTGTGCAGCTTATCTGCTTGAACCTTCGCAGGGTGCAGTACACAACCGACCCTGTGATAATCAGCACATTTGATCAGAGCTCATTGTAAGCATTTTTCACCGCAACATTTCGTTCCTTATCTTGGGAGAACAGGTAATCGGCACTGTCCTCTTGAGGAAGCAGCAGGGCACAGATTTCCAGCTCAGACGTTGTTGGACACCGCCGGGGGTGCGTGGCTGGACTTTCTGGCCAGCTGCTTGGCGCTCAGGTCGAAGAAGAAAGCGGCTGTGAAGCacacggcagcggcggcgacggcccTAGTGGCGAGGATCACAACGGTGAGGTGCGCGCTGGCCCGCAGAGCCGTCCACACGCCGGCCAGGCACCTGGTCACGTGCAGCGGCGTCCggcaaagcagcaggagcagcgccATGAGCCAGAAGACGCGCACGAGGCTCGCCCTCCGCACGACCGACCGGCCCGCGACTCCTCGCCACGGGGACATCCGGAGCCAGATGTACAGCACCGTCACCAAGAAGAACGGCGACGCGGCGAGAGCGGCGAAACAGACGAACGGCTCCGGCGTCCTCACCGTCGCGGGCCACTTGACGACGCACTGACCGTGGACAGCGAGAGCGCGCGAATCGACGAAAAGCGCGTGCGGCATGCACACGACAGCGCCCAGGAACCAGACGCCGAGGTTGCTGAGGTGGCTCGGCCTGGGGTGCCTTCCGGCGACGAAGCGAGCAGCCGCCACGACGAGCGTGTAGCCGTGCACGAACACGCCCAGGTGCTCGGAGAAGGAGCACGCGTAGCACAGAGCCTCGCCGAAAGGCCAGCGGCGCAGCAGCACCGAGACGGGGTCGAGCAGGATGCCGAAAACGCAGAAAAGCAAATCCGCCGCGGCTACGTTGACGGCGTACAGGCCGGCTGGGGTTCGCAAGCGAGCGTAACAGCAGGCCATGAGGACCACGGACAGGTTTCCGACGACTCCTAGGACCAGGAGAAGCGCGAATGCGACGTAGAAAAGTGGTCCCACACCACCCATGTTGGGGCCGTGCGGGAGTTGCCGTCCCGCCCACGAGTCCTCCATAAGGTGGCCGGCCGCCTTTACGCCCGGAGCCGCCGATCAGACGTTCCTTTCATCCGCTGCCCACGCGAGCTAGCAGGCCCTCCGCACGCGTCTTCCTGTCACCGGCATCTGCCGCAGCCATCAGACCGCGTTCGCCCGTCCTCTTCGTTGTTACGGGCCCCGGCTGAGTGCATTCTGCGCGCCACGAAAGGCGCTGCTGGCGTCAGCTGCTTATTCGTGCTTTCTGTCCTTGCGAAACAATTTATACGGCGTCTTGGAATCATCAGCGGCGCAATGAGGGACTTCCGGCAACCCTCTCAAGCGACGTTGGCGGGGGTCTCCGCCAAGCGCCGCCATCCCGACCGCGTGACCATTTCATTAGCGCGCCGCCGCAGACTGAATTCGCGTGGACTGCCTGCTCTAGCGACCCTTTGCATGGTCGCCTGTGACGCCGCCGAACGCGGTTACCAGTTGCGATAAGTGCATGGACAAAGCTTAAGAGATTCTGCACAGCAGGCGCTATACTGCCCAAAGGCCACTactgtttctcttttctttccaAGCAAAAGGAATTGTGAGGCTTAGTCTCGAAGTGACACATGaaaggctatgagcgacgccgtagtgaggggctacGGATGAATTTAGACTGCCTGGGGTCTCTAaactccactgacatcgcacagcaaacgttTGCTAAAACCACGGCTCGAAGCACATACTGCACCCGCTTTCTGGGGGAAAGTTCTTCCTATTTTTCTCACCCTCTGTGACATTATTTGGGAAGCTATGTTAGGCGCGTCAAGGTACCAAATGCAACTCTGCGATAGGCTGCTCTAACTTGTGTTTCACTTCTTCCACATCTATTTCAATATTTCCTACAGCTCTTGTGGCAGTAAGAGCATGGGCTCTTTGCTGTGAAAGTTTAGTGCTGTAATTTCGCTGTCTTTTTTTAAcgaagggaacggagcagcgcaaaaacatgcaatcacgCAAGAAGGCCTTGACACGGCACGAGCGCTGACTGTAGCTGAATTCTATTGAGCGGAGGCACACCTTAAATAAGGCGAGCAACAGAGGTGAAAAGGAGGATAGCGGAAAATCAATAAGGATACCAGCAAGCACTGAAACATCagctgcttccaaaaagtctatttcagttacaaaaagcgataacgagggagtgcttatgcaagtgtctgcatatttcttgatatagtaggcttccaggctaacacgcgcagtcttgtcggcactcttgcctagaatcctagtctcagccaaacgagccacgcatcctctgcacttgattacgtgcgcaaccaaatgtgcgtacttatcttttaattgacttaaatatcgggcatgttcccccaatcgtTCATTGATGCAACAGCCAGTTTCGCCTATATAAATCTTTCCACTCGTCATGGGAATGGCATAGAtcacgcctgttgagcacttgACAAACGGTGTGCCATGTGGAATCTGGCATCCTATTTTCTTGGAGCCACAAATGCgtgggcacaactttcccagcttgttgggtgccgaaaatgCAACGGacaccccatgcctgttggcaACTTTCTTGATACTGTGCGAAGTCTTGTGCAGGCAAAACCACAGGCTTATCAGCCTTCCGACGGTCATCATTCAGTATTCTTGTACCAGTCTTCAATTTCTGAAGCAGGGTTTCAGCAACAGCAATCAAGacctaaggggggggggggggggggaacccgCCGCCAAAAGTCGGCTAATCTGATTATGAAAACTTGATTGCATCATCTGATGCGGGCACGACTTTTTGAGACAGGATTCCAAACAGTGCGAAGCAATGGCTCTTTTAACAGTCTTCGAGAGTGCCGAATCATAAGGCAGCAAATCCTTTTTCGCACGAGGGTAATAGGCCCAGCAGACGTGTCTTTCAGAGAACGTTAGTttcagatctaaaaactgtagAACAGCTTCGTAAGGTAGTTCATAAGTGAATTTTAGCCCGAGTCCATGTTGGTTAAAAGCGTCTATAACTTCGCCAACTGTAGAGGGGTAGG comes from the Amblyomma americanum isolate KBUSLIRL-KWMA chromosome 1, ASM5285725v1, whole genome shotgun sequence genome and includes:
- the LOC144112928 gene encoding somatostatin receptor type 4-like → MEDSWAGRQLPHGPNMGGVGPLFYVAFALLLVLGVVGNLSVVLMACCYARLRTPAGLYAVNVAAADLLFCVFGILLDPVSVLLRRWPFGEALCYACSFSEHLGVFVHGYTLVVAAARFVAGRHPRPSHLSNLGVWFLGAVVCMPHALFVDSRALAVHGQCVVKWPATVRTPEPFVCFAALAASPFFLVTVLYIWLRMSPWRGVAGRSVVRRASLVRVFWLMALLLLLCRTPLHVTRCLAGVWTALRASAHLTVVILATRAVAAAAVCFTAAFFFDLSAKQLARKSSHAPPAVSNNV